In a genomic window of Xenopus laevis strain J_2021 chromosome 5S, Xenopus_laevis_v10.1, whole genome shotgun sequence:
- the dll1.S gene encoding delta-like protein 1, protein MGQQCLLILLVLSAVICQISCSGLFELRLQEFVNKKGLLGNMNCCRTGSLGNLQRCECKTFFRICLKHYQSNVSPEPPCTYGSAVTPVLGTNSFVAPESSSADPTFSNPIRFPFGFTWPGTFSLIIEAIHADSADDLNTENPERLISRLATQRHLTVGEQWSQDLHSSDRTELKYSYRFVCDEHYYGEGCSDYCRPRDDAFGHFSCGEKGEKLCNPGWKGLYCTEPICLPGCDEHHGYCDKPGECKCRVGWQGRYCDECIRYPGCLHGTCQQPWQCNCQEGWGGLFCNQDLNYCTHHKPCKNGAACTNTGQGSYTCSCRSGYTGSNCEIEINECDANPCKNGGSCTDLENSYTCSCPPGFYGTNCELSAMTCADGPCFNGGRCADNPEGGYSCFCPVGYLGFNCEKKIDYCSSNPCANGARCEDLGNSYICQCLEGFSGRNCDDNLDDCASFPCQNGGTCQDGINDYSCTCPPGYIGKNCSMPITKCENNPCHNGATCHERNNRYVCQCARGYGGNNCQFLLPEEKSVVVDLTEKYTEGQNGQFPWIAVCAGIILVLMLLLGCAAVVVCVRVRVQKRRHQPEACRGENKTMNNLANCQREKDISVSIIGTAQIKNTNKKVDFLSESNNEKNGYKPRYPSVDYNLVHELKNEDSSKEERSKCEAKCSSNDSDSEDVNSVHSKRDSSERRRPDSAYSTSKDTKYQSVYVISDEKDECIIATEV, encoded by the exons ATGGGACAGCAGTGCCTGCTGATTCTCCTCGTCCTCTCTGCAGTGATCTGCCAG ATATCCTGCTCTGGACTTTTCGAGCTCAGGCTTCAGGAGTTTGTGAATAAAAAGGGGCTGCTCGGGAACATGAACTGCTGTAGAACTGGATCGCTTGGCAATTTGCAGCGGTGCGAATGCAAGACCTTCTTCAGAATCTGCCTAAAGCACTATCAGAGCAACGTGTCTCCGGAGCCCCCGTGTACTTACGGCAGCGCAGTAACCCCTGTGTTGGGCACCAACTCCTTCGTTGCGCCAGAGAGCAGCAGTGCCGACCCCACATTCAGCAACCCCATCCGCTTCCCTTTTGGATTCACATGGCCT GGCACATTCTCGCTTATTATTGAAGCAATACATGCTGATTCTGCTGATGATTTAAACACAG AGAACCCAGAACGTCTGATAAGTCGCCTTGCCACCCAACGCCACCTGACTGTTGGGGAACAGTGGTCTCAAGATTTGCACAGCAGTGACCGGACTGAACTGAAGTACTCCTACCGCTTTGTGTGTGATGAACACTATTATGGGGAGGGCTGCTCTGACTACTGCCGCCCCAGAGATGATGCTTTCGGCCATTTTTCCTGTGGTGAAAAAGGAGAGAAATTGTGCAATCCTGGATGGAAGGGGCTGTACTGCACAGAAC CAATTTGTTTGCCTGGATGTGATGAACACCATGGATATTGTGACAAGCCTGGGGAATGCAA ATGTAGAGTGGGTTGGCAAGGCCGCTACTGTGATGAATGCATTCGTTACCCAGGATGCCTACATGGCACCTGCCAGCAGCCATGGCAATGCAACTGCCAAGAAGGCTGGGGAGGACTTTTCTGTAACCAAG ATCTTAACTACTGCACCCACCATAAGCCATGCAAAAATGGAGCCGCATGCACCAACACTGGCCAAGGAAGCTACACTTGCTCCTGCCGTTCTGGTTACACTGGCTCCAACTGTGAGATTGAAATCAATGAATGTGATGCAAACCCTTGCAAGAATGGAGGCAGCTGCACT GACCTGGAAAATAGCTATACATGTTCCTGCCCACCAGGCTTCTATGGCACAAACTGTGAACTCAGTGCTATGACCTGTGCTGATGGCCCTTGCTTTAATGGAGGCCGGTGCGCTGACAACCCAGAAGGCGGATATAGCTGCTTTTGCCCAGTCGGTTACTTGGGCTTCAACTGTGAGAAAAAAATCGATTATTGCAGCTCAAATCCTTGTGCCAACG GAGCTCGCTGTGAAGATCTTGGAAATTCCTATATATGTCAGTGCCTGGAAGGCTTTTCTGGAAGGAACTGCGATGATAACCTGGATGACTGTGCTTCCTTCCCTTGCCAGAATGGCGGTACATGCCAGGATGGGATTAATGACTATTCTTGTACCTGTCCCCCTGGCTACATTGGGAAGAACTGCAGTATGCCTATTACCAAGTGTGAAAACAATCCTTGCCACAATGGTGCGACTTGCCATGAGAGAAATAATCGATATGTGTGTCAGTGTGCACGAGGTTATGGTGGCAACAACTGCCAGTTCTTGCTTCCTGAAGAGAAATCTGTTGTTGTCgatttgactgaaaaatacacaGAAGGGCAAAACGGACAATTCCCATGGATTGCTGTTTGTGCTGGGATCATCTTGGTGCTGATGCTGCTTCTGGGCTGTGCTGCTGTGGTTGTGTGTGTGAGGGTTAGAGTGCAGAAGAGACGCCATCAACCTGAGGCCTGCCGTGGTGAAAACAAGACAATGAATAACCTGGCCAACTGTCAAAGAGAAAAGGACATTTCTGTAAGCATCATAGGCACCGCACagatcaaaaacacaaataagaaagTGGACTTTCTCAGTGaaagcaacaatgaaaaaaatggctACAAGCCCAGGTACCCTTCTGTGGATTACAATTTAGTTCATGAACTGAAGAATGAGGACTCATCTAAAGAAGAGCGTAGCAAATGTGAAGCAAAGTGCAGCTCAAACGACTCAGATTCAGAAGATGTAAACTCAGTACACTCAAAGAG